A region from the Flavobacteriales bacterium genome encodes:
- a CDS encoding TIGR03643 family protein — protein sequence MEREFTDREVDRIMEMAREDRTPFEAIEFQFGIKENEVRELMRREMKTSSFKMWRKRVKGHKAKHSLLRPFNAGRFKSKNQK from the coding sequence ATGGAACGGGAGTTTACTGACCGTGAGGTCGATCGGATAATGGAGATGGCCCGGGAGGACCGTACGCCTTTTGAAGCCATCGAATTTCAGTTCGGAATCAAAGAGAATGAGGTTCGGGAGCTCATGCGACGCGAGATGAAAACGAGTTCCTTCAAAATGTGGCGAAAGAGGGTTAAAGGCCACAAAGCCAAACATTCCCTACTTCGGCCTTTCAATGCAGGTCGCTTTAAATCGAAGAATCAGAAGTAA
- a CDS encoding FAD-binding oxidoreductase yields the protein MNPFSYWEKREIESPSELLIVGSGIVGLCSALSYRELYPRARIRIVERGLFPNGASTKNAGFACLGCPTELIADLRSRPRAEVIETLAMRFKGLQRLFSWVDKDLIRYENCGGFELFTENDQESWIEVKERIAELNDLYYTATNAQNALELEPINQSFKGVIGTAQLRLEGALNPWSMVQGLLRKTTALHIDVWNGVEVKNLSDNESGVEVETNIGTLRTDRLLLCTNGLTNALIKGLDLRPARAQVLVARTDKPIGFKGTYHMNEGYYYFRHLDDRRVLLGGGRQLDILGETTTDMNTTKLIQSNLEDLLKVVILPEANFEIENRWAGIMAIGEGKRPLIGRASGRVRYAVRMGGMGVAIGAEVAHRAARLWL from the coding sequence ATGAACCCCTTTTCCTACTGGGAAAAGAGGGAAATAGAATCCCCTTCCGAATTGCTGATCGTAGGTTCCGGAATAGTTGGGTTGTGCTCTGCATTATCGTATCGTGAACTCTACCCCCGTGCGCGAATCAGGATCGTTGAACGAGGGCTATTCCCCAACGGCGCAAGCACTAAAAACGCAGGTTTCGCCTGTTTAGGGTGTCCAACCGAACTTATCGCAGATCTACGATCACGCCCCAGGGCCGAAGTGATAGAGACCTTGGCCATGAGGTTTAAGGGTCTTCAAAGGTTATTCTCCTGGGTTGATAAGGACCTCATTAGGTACGAAAATTGCGGCGGATTTGAACTTTTTACCGAGAATGACCAAGAGTCCTGGATCGAAGTAAAGGAGCGTATAGCTGAACTCAACGACCTCTATTACACCGCAACGAATGCCCAGAATGCTTTGGAACTGGAACCTATAAACCAAAGTTTTAAAGGAGTTATTGGTACGGCGCAACTTCGTTTGGAAGGGGCGTTGAACCCCTGGTCGATGGTACAGGGTCTGCTTCGAAAGACGACTGCTCTGCACATAGACGTTTGGAATGGTGTAGAGGTCAAGAACCTCTCGGATAACGAATCCGGTGTTGAAGTTGAAACGAATATCGGGACGTTGAGAACAGATCGCCTATTGCTTTGCACCAATGGTTTAACCAATGCTTTGATCAAGGGCCTCGACCTTCGTCCGGCCAGGGCCCAGGTTCTGGTGGCGCGCACCGATAAACCCATCGGGTTTAAAGGCACCTACCACATGAACGAAGGATACTACTACTTCAGACATCTCGACGATCGTCGCGTTTTACTAGGCGGTGGAAGACAGCTCGATATCCTTGGGGAGACCACTACAGATATGAACACTACTAAATTGATCCAGAGCAATTTAGAGGATTTACTTAAAGTCGTAATTTTACCTGAGGCAAACTTTGAGATCGAGAATAGATGGGCTGGGATCATGGCAATTGGCGAGGGCAAACGACCTCTTATCGGTCGCGCATCGGGTCGAGTTAGGTACGCGGTTCGCATGGGCGGGATGGGTGTCGCTATTGGTGCTGAAGTTGCCCATCGAGCCGCGAGGCTCTGGTTATAA
- a CDS encoding hydroxymethylglutaryl-CoA lyase, translating into MSEQITIIDCPRDAMQGIKEFIPTNKKVDFINAILKVGFPIVDFGSFVSPKAIPQMADTAEVLNKLDLDNTNSKLLAIVANVRGANDAASFAEIEYLGYPFSVSEEFQKRNTNRTIEESLHIVEEIQDIAFRHKKRLVVYLSMGFGNPYGEHWSPELVIMWSERLEQMGVSTLALSDTIGSATPEVITQLFSHLIPALPEIQFGAHLHTIPNDWHPKVKAAWDAGCRRFDGAIKGFGGCPMATDDLIGNMPTEKLLSFATENKLQHGLNSLAFETAYNQALKTFPR; encoded by the coding sequence ATGAGCGAACAAATCACGATTATCGACTGTCCCCGCGATGCCATGCAAGGCATCAAAGAGTTTATTCCGACCAACAAAAAGGTTGACTTCATCAACGCGATCCTTAAAGTTGGCTTTCCGATCGTGGATTTTGGCTCTTTCGTGAGCCCGAAAGCCATTCCGCAAATGGCCGATACCGCTGAAGTACTGAATAAACTCGACCTCGATAACACCAACTCCAAACTACTGGCGATCGTAGCTAATGTCCGCGGAGCTAACGACGCTGCAAGCTTTGCCGAGATCGAATACCTGGGCTATCCATTCAGTGTGAGTGAGGAATTTCAGAAACGCAACACCAACAGAACCATTGAAGAGTCTCTTCATATCGTCGAAGAAATTCAGGACATCGCATTTCGACACAAGAAAAGGCTAGTGGTCTATTTGTCCATGGGATTCGGCAATCCATATGGAGAACACTGGTCGCCTGAACTAGTCATCATGTGGTCCGAACGACTCGAACAAATGGGAGTGAGTACCTTGGCGCTTAGCGACACCATTGGCTCAGCGACCCCGGAAGTGATCACGCAACTATTCAGCCATTTGATTCCCGCATTGCCAGAGATCCAGTTTGGAGCCCACTTGCATACGATACCGAACGACTGGCACCCGAAAGTAAAGGCGGCATGGGATGCCGGATGTAGACGTTTCGATGGTGCAATTAAAGGTTTTGGGGGTTGCCCTATGGCCACGGATGACTTGATCGGAAACATGCCTACAGAGAAGCTGCTTTCCTTTGCCACGGAAAATAAACTGCAGCACGGACTAAATTCCCTAGCATTCGAAACGGCGTATAATCAGGCTTTGAAGACCTTTCCACGTTGA
- a CDS encoding quinone-dependent dihydroorotate dehydrogenase codes for MYKALIRPLLFRLQPERAHHFTFGLIKLIHRIPGVGAINRALFQVKNPKLEREVFGIKFPNPVGLAAGFDKDAKLFKELANYGFGFIEIGTLTPVAQPGNPQPRMFRLPEDQALINRMGFNNGGVVEAIKRLKVDRGNLIVGGNIGKNKFTPNEEATQDYEKCFEALFPYVDYFVVNVSSPNTPGLRELQDKEPLTALLNRLQELNTQKDSRKPILLKIAPDLTNAQLDDIVEIVRDSKIDGVIATNTTIDRSGLKRSKKELEAIGAGGLSGVPVRERSTEVIRYLSHKSGGSVPIIGVGGVYTAEDVKAKLNAGASLVQVYTGFIYEGPAMIKRINKELVPSL; via the coding sequence ATGTACAAAGCCCTTATACGACCGCTGCTTTTTCGCCTACAGCCCGAGCGTGCTCATCACTTTACTTTTGGACTCATAAAGCTCATTCACCGCATTCCAGGAGTCGGAGCAATAAACAGAGCCCTGTTCCAAGTGAAAAACCCAAAACTGGAGCGCGAGGTATTTGGTATCAAATTTCCTAACCCGGTCGGACTCGCGGCCGGATTCGATAAAGACGCCAAACTGTTCAAAGAACTGGCCAATTACGGTTTCGGGTTCATCGAGATCGGAACCTTGACCCCAGTAGCACAACCCGGGAACCCACAGCCGAGAATGTTCCGATTGCCGGAGGATCAGGCCTTGATCAACCGCATGGGATTTAACAATGGGGGAGTAGTAGAGGCTATTAAACGACTAAAGGTCGATCGGGGAAACTTGATCGTGGGCGGAAACATCGGTAAAAACAAATTTACTCCTAACGAAGAGGCCACGCAGGATTACGAAAAGTGCTTCGAAGCTCTATTTCCGTATGTGGACTATTTCGTGGTCAACGTCAGTTCTCCGAATACGCCCGGATTGCGCGAGTTGCAAGATAAAGAACCCTTGACGGCACTTTTGAACCGCTTACAGGAGTTGAATACTCAAAAGGACTCGCGAAAACCGATACTGCTGAAGATCGCTCCGGATCTGACCAATGCCCAACTCGACGATATCGTAGAAATAGTGCGCGATTCTAAGATCGATGGCGTAATTGCGACCAATACCACTATTGACCGAAGTGGCCTTAAGCGGTCGAAAAAAGAACTTGAGGCTATAGGTGCGGGCGGACTTTCAGGGGTACCCGTTCGTGAACGCTCGACCGAGGTTATTCGTTATTTGAGTCATAAGAGTGGCGGTTCCGTCCCGATCATAGGAGTAGGAGGGGTGTACACGGCAGAGGACGTAAAAGCTAAGCTCAACGCCGGCGCGTCCTTGGTCCAAGTATATACGGGCTTCATTTATGAAGGGCCCGCCATGATCAAGCGAATCAACAAAGAACTGGTGCCATCCCTATGA
- a CDS encoding TonB-dependent receptor plug domain-containing protein, whose amino-acid sequence MRRFYTAILFFMSILAYGQMDTTMLSDVDLWAVQVQGSEGALNLQLDSSMQVGYFRLSESISAELPIYVKSYGPSAVATFSVRGTGAQHTEVLWNGMSVNSPMLGLFDLNLVSPSAFDQIDFIYGGASLPSGVSSFGGALNLSNEPRSSEHFQLRLLQVLGSYKTNHTEFDLSASNGAIFWRTKLLWDYSLNDFEYTNPRLTDSPTFVNEHAEVNQNQWIQEAGVRLNSNNTVMARLWLQQSNRQIPGLMSIYPNTSAMDQSTQNDVQQRVQAEWTSSGESMESQVRAGFSSWAINFDEDESVAQTWQGQWRTQFSLDSLTEVETLLQYIQEQGDVEAYPNGESKRSRYAAALSVNRRWEYLRGEFHAKQERIQGDWAPFQYQLGIKATYGAKKQWGTRFRTATQVRYPTLNDLFWGVDGQLNLSPEKSFQNEISQELEFNIVAATMESRITGFTNHVENYILWLPQSDLTWRATNIDLVEILGAEVDLSGTMPIFAGKLNVGTSYSYTQSRDQQGHQLIFIPLHQARLHSSYSLRKFTFSLNFVFQGSVYTDRENEFYMPWYQTADLRCSYKWYWGKHQVAAFVQSANVTDVHYQTIPLRPMPGRTFQIGAQWRLNVQ is encoded by the coding sequence ATGCGCCGATTTTACACAGCGATCTTATTCTTTATGTCGATTTTGGCCTACGGCCAGATGGACACCACCATGCTTTCCGATGTGGATCTTTGGGCCGTTCAGGTTCAAGGGTCCGAAGGGGCCTTGAACCTGCAACTCGATTCGTCCATGCAGGTCGGATACTTTAGGCTCTCTGAATCCATTTCAGCGGAGCTTCCGATATATGTAAAATCCTATGGCCCGTCTGCCGTAGCTACGTTTTCGGTGCGAGGTACAGGAGCACAACACACGGAAGTCTTGTGGAATGGAATGTCGGTCAATAGCCCTATGCTCGGACTGTTCGACCTGAACTTGGTAAGCCCCTCAGCATTCGATCAAATTGACTTCATATACGGTGGTGCGTCACTTCCGTCAGGAGTGTCCTCTTTTGGTGGTGCGCTCAACCTCAGTAATGAACCGCGATCCTCCGAGCATTTTCAGCTAAGACTACTACAGGTTTTGGGCAGCTACAAAACCAATCACACTGAATTTGATCTGTCGGCTTCTAATGGAGCCATATTTTGGCGTACAAAACTTCTGTGGGATTATTCTCTGAATGATTTTGAGTACACCAACCCACGACTAACCGATAGCCCAACATTCGTCAACGAACACGCCGAGGTGAATCAAAATCAGTGGATTCAGGAAGCCGGTGTACGTCTGAACTCTAACAATACCGTCATGGCTCGACTGTGGCTGCAGCAGAGCAATAGGCAAATTCCGGGGCTCATGTCGATATATCCGAACACTAGCGCTATGGATCAATCTACCCAAAACGACGTGCAACAACGAGTCCAAGCCGAATGGACATCCTCGGGAGAATCAATGGAATCGCAAGTCAGAGCGGGCTTCTCGAGCTGGGCCATCAATTTCGACGAGGATGAATCGGTAGCTCAAACATGGCAGGGTCAATGGAGAACCCAATTCTCCCTCGATAGTTTGACTGAGGTAGAGACCCTGTTGCAATACATACAGGAACAAGGCGATGTCGAAGCGTACCCAAACGGCGAATCTAAAAGATCTCGCTACGCAGCCGCATTATCGGTGAATAGACGATGGGAGTACCTACGGGGTGAGTTTCACGCTAAACAGGAGCGCATTCAAGGCGATTGGGCACCTTTTCAATACCAGTTGGGTATCAAGGCGACATACGGAGCGAAAAAGCAATGGGGGACTCGATTCCGAACAGCGACTCAAGTAAGATACCCAACCCTGAACGATCTATTCTGGGGAGTCGACGGTCAATTGAATTTGAGCCCGGAGAAAAGCTTTCAAAACGAAATCAGCCAGGAGCTTGAGTTCAACATCGTTGCAGCCACTATGGAAAGTCGAATTACAGGATTTACCAATCATGTCGAAAACTACATCCTTTGGCTGCCTCAATCTGACCTCACTTGGCGCGCCACGAATATCGATCTGGTCGAAATTCTCGGTGCTGAAGTTGACTTATCGGGAACCATGCCAATATTTGCCGGTAAATTGAACGTGGGTACGAGCTATTCCTACACCCAAAGTCGCGATCAGCAGGGCCATCAGTTGATCTTTATCCCACTTCATCAAGCTCGCCTTCACAGCAGTTATTCATTGAGGAAATTCACGTTCTCACTAAACTTCGTTTTCCAAGGATCCGTTTATACCGACCGAGAAAACGAATTCTACATGCCTTGGTACCAAACGGCGGACTTGCGATGTTCGTACAAATGGTACTGGGGCAAGCATCAAGTAGCGGCTTTCGTTCAAAGCGCTAACGTCACCGATGTTCACTATCAAACCATTCCACTGCGCCCGATGCCGGGCCGAACCTTTCAAATCGGAGCCCAATGGCGACTAAACGTACAATAA
- a CDS encoding protein-L-isoaspartate(D-aspartate) O-methyltransferase — MQDTPRHQGLRAKLVRQIAVKDIHDQRVLDAMQKVPRHLFFDTGFLEHAYEDKAFPIGAGQTISQPYTVAFQSELLGVQPGEKVLEIGTGSGYQSCVLIEMGAKLYTIERQIELYNKTRVLFRNLHYNPKTFYGDGYKGLPVYAPFDKILVTAGAPEVPQALKQQLKVGGMLVIPVGFEKQVMTAVIRSGENDFETIEYGSFKFVPMLRDKE; from the coding sequence ATGCAAGATACTCCGCGACATCAAGGATTACGCGCTAAACTCGTACGTCAGATAGCAGTGAAGGATATTCACGACCAGCGTGTGCTCGACGCAATGCAAAAAGTGCCGCGTCACCTTTTTTTTGATACGGGATTTTTAGAACACGCCTATGAGGACAAAGCTTTTCCGATAGGAGCAGGGCAAACTATTTCCCAGCCGTACACCGTAGCCTTCCAGAGTGAGCTCTTAGGGGTTCAGCCAGGTGAGAAAGTGCTGGAGATCGGCACGGGTTCGGGCTATCAAAGTTGTGTGCTCATCGAAATGGGAGCAAAGCTCTATACGATCGAACGTCAGATCGAACTGTACAACAAAACGCGTGTCCTGTTCCGAAATCTACATTACAACCCGAAAACTTTTTACGGAGACGGCTACAAGGGATTGCCCGTTTACGCGCCTTTCGATAAGATCCTCGTCACCGCCGGTGCTCCCGAGGTTCCCCAAGCCTTGAAACAGCAATTGAAGGTCGGAGGTATGTTGGTGATCCCAGTAGGCTTCGAGAAGCAGGTCATGACCGCCGTCATCAGATCGGGCGAAAACGACTTCGAAACCATCGAGTACGGGAGTTTCAAGTTCGTTCCAATGCTTCGCGATAAAGAATAG
- a CDS encoding T9SS type A sorting domain-containing protein, whose translation MRFKLLSAGLLCGLATYVNAQVTELSDLQFFAGAGSDTAGLVIDFLDGSGSVAWGVLFDGSIDGEGLLEAVANDYPGFSVSITTGFLNDVVYGTQQGLGGQPDYWGTWSGNPTSWTSNLGIGADVPAGTWFGCSYMDFDPAIEPSAPVTAAPPVASLMERSDLQLSVYPVPVIENLNIKGDERISLEVYNGAGQVIINREEAIDHRVPTSSWPSGAYLIVAQSESGNRTVRRVIK comes from the coding sequence ATGCGCTTTAAATTACTATCTGCCGGGCTTTTGTGCGGCCTGGCCACTTACGTGAACGCACAAGTTACTGAGTTATCTGACCTTCAATTCTTTGCCGGTGCTGGAAGCGATACGGCCGGTCTTGTCATCGACTTTTTGGATGGCTCCGGATCCGTCGCATGGGGTGTGCTTTTCGATGGTTCAATCGATGGGGAAGGATTACTTGAGGCAGTTGCTAATGATTATCCGGGCTTTAGTGTTAGTATTACCACGGGGTTCTTGAATGATGTCGTTTACGGCACCCAACAAGGACTTGGTGGTCAACCCGATTACTGGGGAACTTGGTCTGGAAATCCCACCTCTTGGACCTCGAACCTAGGTATCGGTGCCGACGTACCTGCGGGTACCTGGTTCGGTTGTAGTTACATGGATTTCGATCCGGCTATCGAACCATCGGCTCCGGTAACGGCGGCACCTCCAGTAGCTTCTTTGATGGAGCGCAGCGATCTTCAATTGTCCGTGTACCCCGTTCCGGTGATCGAGAACCTCAACATCAAAGGTGATGAGAGAATTTCACTTGAGGTGTACAACGGGGCCGGACAGGTGATCATCAACCGTGAAGAAGCTATCGACCATCGCGTTCCAACCTCAAGTTGGCCTTCTGGCGCATATTTGATCGTGGCCCAGTCGGAATCCGGAAACCGGACCGTGCGCCGCGTGATCAAGTAA
- the smpB gene encoding SsrA-binding protein SmpB, whose amino-acid sequence MSKEGINIVNRRARFEYELIDEYTAGIKLQGTEIKSIRNGKASLGEAYGMFILDELWIRDMHIAEYKYGSYANHEPKRPRKLLLNRHELKKIQKRLAEKGLTVVPTRLFIDDNGRAKLGIAVGRGKKKFDKRESIKRREDNRKMDRAMKR is encoded by the coding sequence ATGTCGAAAGAAGGTATCAATATCGTTAACCGAAGAGCGCGTTTCGAGTACGAGCTGATCGATGAGTACACGGCCGGAATCAAGCTCCAGGGTACTGAGATCAAGAGTATACGTAATGGAAAAGCTTCGTTGGGCGAAGCTTATGGCATGTTCATTCTCGATGAGTTGTGGATTCGCGACATGCACATCGCCGAATACAAGTACGGTTCCTATGCCAATCACGAGCCGAAGCGCCCTCGAAAACTGCTTTTAAATCGGCACGAGCTCAAGAAGATCCAAAAGCGATTGGCGGAAAAGGGTCTGACCGTTGTACCTACTCGTTTATTCATCGATGACAATGGGCGAGCCAAGTTAGGAATCGCCGTAGGTCGAGGAAAAAAGAAATTCGACAAGCGAGAGTCCATCAAACGACGTGAAGACAACCGCAAGATGGATAGAGCTATGAAGCGCTAA